The following coding sequences are from one Chanos chanos chromosome 12, fChaCha1.1, whole genome shotgun sequence window:
- the ciarta gene encoding circadian associated repressor of transcription a, which produces MTEGTLGDITFAQKCAELRGYIRPLLELLNGLKMGRYDKGLSTFQQSVAMDRLQRILGILQKPYLGEKHLRTLLQLEMMLKVWFPQVKAAAAPQNSTGLPPARWHQDQLHIPVKKRRLSWSDSESSSPGQPFSKRPQEEDQHECQSDTSTGAPSSVHGETRGGGAQWMDFKKKIISGHCLKGSNHISSQPDLLSGSTQGVQKGTPSSLKMPPSSSGTQDSWISSTTPSSDSPQPSLLRQPSTGHRRDSVSLETEGNRAISTQGAESC; this is translated from the exons tGTGCTGAACTGCGTGGTTATATCAGGCCTCTCCTTGAGCTGTTGAATGGTCTGAAAATGGGGAGATATGACAAAG GTCTGAGCACTTTCCAGCAGAGTGTTGCTATGGATAGACTGCAGAGAATTCTGGGTATTCTGCAGAAACCCTATTTAGG CGAGAAGCACCTGCGGACCCTCCTACAGCTTGAGATGATGCTGAAAGTTTGGTTTCCTCAGGTGAAGGCGGCAGCTGCTCCTCAGAATTCCACAGGACTCCCTCCTGCACGATGGCACCAGGACCAGCTGCACATCCCTGTGAAG AAGCGCAGATTAAGCTGGTCAGACTCTGAGTCGTCAAGCCCTGGTCAGCCCTTCAGCAAACGTCCTCAGGAGGAAGACCAACATGAGTGCCAAAGCGATACTTCAACTGGAGCCCCCAGCTCTGTTCATGGGGAGACCAGAGGAGGAGGTGCACAATGGATGGATTTCAAGAAGAAAATTATATCAGGCCACTGCTTGAAAGGGAGTAACCATATCTCCTCTCAGCCAGATCTGCTCTCAGGGTCAACCCAAGGTGTCCAAAAAGGTACCCCGTCCTCACTGAAAATGCCCCCTTCCTCCTCTGGCACACAGGACAGTTGGATATCCTCCACTACTCCCTCATCAGATTCACCCCAGCCCTCCCTGCTGAGACAGCCATCAACGGGGCATCGCAGAGACTCGGTCTCTCTGGAGACCGAAGGAAACAGAGCCATCTCAACCCAGGGGGCGGAGTCATGTTGA